One window from the genome of Procambarus clarkii isolate CNS0578487 chromosome 90, FALCON_Pclarkii_2.0, whole genome shotgun sequence encodes:
- the LOC138359415 gene encoding uncharacterized protein, giving the protein MVSSCHNVPSCYNVPSCYNVPSCYNVPSCYNVPSCHNVPSCHNVPSCHNVPSCHNVPSCYNVPSCHNVPSCYNVPSCHNVPSCYNVPSCHNVPSCHNVPSCHNVPSCYNVPSCHNVPSCYNVPSCHNVPSCYNVPSCHNVSSCFNVPSCYNVPSCHNVPSCYNVSSCYNVSSCYNVPSCYNVSSCYNVSSCYNVSSCYNVPSCYNVPSCYNVSSCYNVPSCHNVPSCYNVSSCYNVSSCYNVPSCYNVSSCYNVSSCYNVSSCYNVPSCYNVPSCYNVPSCYNVPSCYNVSSCYNVSSCYNVPSYHNKHSKSIKIYKSAD; this is encoded by the coding sequence ATGGTATCATCATGCCACAATGTACCATCATGCTACAATGTACCATCATGCTACAATGTACCATCATGCTACAATGTACCATCATGCTACAATGTACCATCATGCCACAATGTACCATCATGCCACAATGTACCATCATGCCACAATGTACCATCATGCCACAATGTACCATCATGCTACAATGTACCATCATGCCACAATGTACCATCATGCTACAATGTACCATCATGCCACAATGTACCATCATGCTACAATGTACCATCATGCCACAATGTACCATCATGCCACAATGTACCATCATGCCACAATGTACCATCATGCTACAATGTACCATCATGCCACAATGTACCATCATGCTACAATGTACCATCATGCCACAATGTACCATCATGCTACAATGTACCATCATGCCACAATGTATCATCATGCTTCAATGTACCATCATGCTACAATGTACCATCATGCCACAATGTACCATCATGCTACAATGTATCATCATGCTACAATGTATCATCATGCTACAATGTACCATCATGCTACAATGTATCATCATGCTACAATGTATCATCATGCTACAATGTATCATCATGCTACAATGTACCATCATGCTACAATGTACCATCATGCTACAATGTATCATCATGCTACAATGTACCATCATGCCACAATGTACCATCATGCTACAATGTATCATCATGCTACAATGTATCATCATGCTACAATGTACCATCATGCTACAATGTATCATCATGCTACAATGTATCATCATGCTACAATGTATCATCATGCTACAATGTACCATCATGCTACAATGTACCATCATGCTACAATGTACCATCATGCTACAATGTACCATCATGCTACAATGTATCATCATGCTACAATGTATCATCATGCTACAATGTACCATCATACCACAATAAACACTCAAAATCGATCAAGATATATAAATCAGCGGACTAA
- the LOC138359414 gene encoding trophinin-like, translated as MENATKKSGETVNHSVPVKGLTRVTRVFKSGYITASDDVGGYITASDDVGGYITTFDDVGGYITASDDVGGYITASDDVGGYITTSDDVGGYITASDDVGGYITASDDVGGYITTSDDVGGYITTSDDVGGYITASDDVGGYITASDDVRGYITTSDDVGGYITTSDDVGGYITTSDDVGGYITASDDVGGYITTSDDVGGYITASDDVGGYITASDDLDGHITTSRIHNPRHIFSAP; from the exons ATGGAAAATGCCACAAAGAAAAGTGGGGAAACGGTCAACCACTCTGTTCCTGTCAAGGGCTTGACAAGGGTCACTCGCGTCTTCAAGA GTGGATACATAACTGCCTCTGACGACGTAGGTGGATACATAACTGCCTCTGACGACGTAGGTGGATACATAACTACTTTTGACGACGTAGGTGGATACATAACTGCCTCTGACGACGTAGGTGGATACATAACTGCCTCAGACGACGTAGGTGGATACATAACTACCTCTGACGATGTAGGTGGATACATAACTGCCTCAGACGACGTAGGTGGATACATAACTGCCTCAGACGACGTAGGTGGATACATAACTACCTCTGACGACGTAGGTGGATACATAACTACCTCTGACGACGTAGGTGGATACATAACTGCCTCTGACGACGTAGGTGGATACATAACTGCCTCTGACGACGTACGTGGATACATAACTACGTCTGACGACGTAGGTGGATACATAACTACCTCTGACGACGTAGGTGGATACATAACTACCTCTGACGACGTAGGTGGATACATAACTGCCTCAGACGACGTAGGTGGATACATAACTACCTCTGACGACGTAGGTGGATACATAACTGCCTCTGACGACGTAGGTGGATACATAACTGCCTCTGACGACCTAGACGGACACATAACTACCTCTAGAATACATAACCCAAGACACATATTCTCCGCCCCCTAG